A window of the Paenibacillus woosongensis genome harbors these coding sequences:
- a CDS encoding S1 domain-containing RNA-binding protein gives MAIEVGTKLEGKVTGITHFGAFVDLSGGVTGLVHISEIADNYVKDVNDHLKIGDAVTVKVINVDKDGKIGLSIKQAVDKPVEAERPPRAPRPDRPGGREGDRPGGGFNRERGGRSFKPPAGKTSFEDKMSRFLKDSEERISSLKKNTEGKRGGRGAKRM, from the coding sequence ATGGCAATTGAAGTGGGCACCAAGTTAGAAGGAAAAGTGACAGGCATCACGCATTTCGGAGCATTTGTGGATCTGTCAGGAGGTGTCACGGGTCTCGTTCACATCTCAGAAATCGCCGACAATTACGTCAAGGATGTTAACGATCACCTGAAGATAGGCGACGCTGTAACTGTCAAGGTTATTAACGTCGACAAGGACGGTAAGATTGGCCTTTCTATTAAACAGGCCGTGGACAAACCGGTAGAGGCAGAAAGACCACCTCGCGCACCGCGTCCGGATCGTCCTGGCGGAAGAGAGGGAGATCGTCCCGGCGGCGGATTTAACCGTGAACGGGGAGGGCGTTCATTCAAGCCCCCAGCCGGCAAAACTTCTTTTGAAGATAAAATGTCCCGCTTCCTCAAAGATAGTGAAGAGCGCATTTCTTCGTTAAAGAAGAACACCGAGGGCAAACGCGGAGGCCGCGGAGCCAAGCGTATGTAG
- a CDS encoding RNA-binding S4 domain-containing protein — protein sequence MRLDKFLKVSRLIKRRTVAKDVSDQGRVLINGRESKPSTAVKVGDEITIQFGQKLVTVRVERLAETTRKEEASTLYTLVKEEPIPKDNFL from the coding sequence ATGCGTCTTGATAAGTTCCTGAAAGTGTCGCGGTTGATCAAGCGGCGTACGGTGGCCAAGGACGTCTCCGATCAGGGGCGGGTTCTCATCAATGGACGCGAGTCCAAGCCGAGTACCGCCGTGAAGGTCGGGGATGAAATCACGATTCAGTTCGGCCAGAAGCTGGTAACCGTACGAGTCGAACGACTGGCGGAGACAACGCGTAAGGAGGAGGCCTCCACGCTGTATACGCTGGTGAAGGAAGAGCCGATTCCAAAGGACAACTTTCTATGA
- the yabP gene encoding sporulation protein YabP — protein MVDLNKGKHQEVRLFQRKLLEITGVLNVESFDSEEFLLQTELGHLTIRGQNLHIKNLNLEQGLVSIEGLVNSLSYIDPGSHSGGKGLLGKLFR, from the coding sequence ATGGTGGATCTCAATAAGGGAAAGCATCAGGAAGTTCGACTATTCCAGCGCAAGCTGCTTGAAATTACAGGCGTGCTAAATGTAGAGAGCTTCGATAGCGAGGAGTTTTTGCTTCAGACGGAGCTGGGTCATTTAACGATTCGCGGCCAGAATTTACATATTAAAAATTTGAATTTGGAGCAGGGACTCGTCAGCATCGAGGGTCTTGTCAATTCCCTGTCCTACATTGATCCCGGCTCCCATTCCGGCGGCAAAGGGCTGCTCGGCAAGCTGTTCCGATGA
- the yabQ gene encoding spore cortex biosynthesis protein YabQ: MNLEVQWATLLWMAVSGGILGIAFDSYRVVSGQLRFPRWSVHALDLLYWVAASLFVFRMLYHSNQGELRFYVFLGLFIGVWIYFLFLSVITARFVVMLMRIVKKIYLISVRIFSIFIIAPIIWLLKGIKLLLGFVWVILLFMGRITLLPIWKLLVWALRPLIRKLGIIELAVSVRDRITSIWKRWFGKKED, translated from the coding sequence ATGAATTTGGAGGTTCAATGGGCGACGCTCTTATGGATGGCTGTATCCGGGGGGATATTGGGCATCGCCTTTGACAGCTACCGTGTCGTTTCGGGGCAACTCCGCTTTCCCCGGTGGAGTGTACATGCCCTGGATCTGCTGTATTGGGTCGCAGCCTCGCTATTCGTATTCCGCATGCTGTATCACAGTAATCAGGGTGAACTGCGTTTCTATGTCTTTTTGGGATTGTTTATAGGCGTTTGGATTTATTTTTTGTTCCTAAGTGTTATAACGGCGCGTTTTGTGGTAATGTTAATGAGAATAGTTAAAAAGATTTACCTCATATCGGTACGGATATTCAGTATTTTCATTATTGCACCGATAATATGGTTATTGAAGGGAATCAAGCTGTTATTAGGCTTTGTTTGGGTCATATTGCTGTTTATGGGGCGGATCACACTGCTACCGATTTGGAAGCTGCTCGTCTGGGCCCTTAGGCCGCTGATCAGGAAGCTCGGAATCATAGAGTTGGCGGTATCGGTTCGCGATCGTATAACATCGATATGGAAGCGCTGGTTCGGCAAAAAAGAAGATTAG
- the mazG gene encoding nucleoside triphosphate pyrophosphohydrolase, which yields MSRAIIVVGLGSGDPDQLTLGIIKQLKSATERYVRTKDHPVVAWLESEEDIRFESFDSVYEEHEDFPSVYEEIADRLVARAQSADDSGVILYAVPGHPMVAEATVQILRRRCPEEGIQLEVRGGESFLDQAFVRLGFDPIEGFALLDASDVGTVKLDPRMHTLIGQVYDTFTASDVKLGLMEIYPDDHEVVACHALGVEGQEQILRVPLHELDHVTGYGNLSLIYIPASRDEQLRNRSFERLHEIVAILRSPEGCPWDREQTHRSIRKNLIEETYEVLETIDDDDPDHMREELGDLLLQVMLHSQMEEETGLFTAYDVIQALNEKLIYRHPHVFGELNAEDAEAALSNWEAMKAEEKRSKGIEPEEQSALSGVPRDLPALMKAYKIQKKAAKAGFDWEDISGVWDKIEEELAELKASVGQGEDAEAQVLELGDVLFSVVNAARFIGVDPEEALSLTIRKFVRRFRHVEQRLKEAGKTPATSSLAEMDKYWDEAKELERQL from the coding sequence ATGAGCAGAGCGATCATAGTGGTTGGGCTCGGATCGGGGGATCCGGATCAATTGACGCTAGGAATCATAAAACAGTTGAAGTCAGCGACGGAGCGCTACGTCCGCACGAAGGATCATCCCGTCGTAGCCTGGCTTGAATCGGAAGAGGACATCCGGTTTGAATCCTTTGACTCGGTTTACGAGGAGCACGAGGATTTTCCGTCCGTCTACGAGGAGATCGCGGATAGGCTGGTGGCCAGGGCCCAGAGCGCTGATGACAGCGGGGTCATTCTATATGCTGTTCCGGGCCACCCGATGGTGGCCGAAGCGACTGTGCAAATTTTGCGGCGACGCTGTCCGGAGGAAGGCATTCAGCTAGAGGTGCGGGGCGGAGAGAGCTTTCTGGATCAGGCTTTCGTCCGGTTAGGCTTCGACCCGATCGAGGGTTTTGCGCTGCTCGACGCATCCGATGTAGGCACAGTAAAGCTTGATCCGCGCATGCATACATTGATTGGCCAGGTATATGATACCTTTACAGCATCCGATGTTAAACTTGGCCTGATGGAGATATACCCCGATGACCATGAAGTGGTCGCCTGTCATGCCCTCGGTGTGGAAGGCCAGGAGCAGATCCTGCGCGTTCCGCTGCATGAGCTCGATCATGTGACCGGGTACGGCAATTTATCGCTAATCTACATTCCGGCAAGCCGGGACGAGCAGCTGCGCAACAGAAGCTTTGAGCGGCTGCATGAAATCGTCGCGATTCTGCGGAGCCCGGAAGGCTGTCCGTGGGACAGGGAGCAGACCCATCGCTCCATCCGCAAGAATCTGATCGAGGAAACGTACGAGGTGCTGGAGACGATCGATGACGATGACCCCGATCATATGCGGGAGGAGCTTGGGGATTTGCTCCTGCAGGTGATGCTGCACTCGCAAATGGAGGAAGAGACAGGACTCTTTACTGCCTATGATGTAATTCAGGCTTTGAATGAGAAGCTGATCTACCGTCACCCGCACGTCTTCGGCGAGCTGAATGCCGAGGATGCGGAGGCAGCGCTTAGCAATTGGGAAGCCATGAAGGCGGAGGAGAAGCGCAGCAAGGGAATCGAGCCGGAGGAGCAATCCGCGCTTAGCGGCGTCCCTCGCGACTTGCCAGCATTGATGAAGGCTTATAAAATTCAGAAGAAGGCTGCAAAAGCCGGATTCGACTGGGAGGACATCTCCGGAGTTTGGGACAAAATCGAAGAGGAGCTTGCCGAGCTTAAAGCATCGGTTGGGCAGGGCGAGGATGCCGAAGCACAGGTGCTGGAGCTGGGCGACGTGCTATTCTCTGTCGTCAATGCCGCCCGATTCATCGGGGTTGATCCGGAAGAGGCGCTGTCCTTGACAATCCGTAAATTCGTCCGCCGCTTTCGGCATGTCGAGCAAAGACTGAAAGAAGCGGGCAAGACGCCGGCCACGAGCTCCCTTGCGGAGATGGACAAGTATTGGGATGAAGCCAAAGAGCTCGAACGCCAGCTGTAA
- a CDS encoding FtsB family cell division protein, with product MRRTAMSTNSKNQSKGQATHQMAGARRRLRIWMGFMIIFLGWAAYTFFSQSSEINAKSQQLEERQASMNAATQSLEQLKYEISRLQDPEYIGQIAMKKYGLYKPGEIPVRVSESSPEND from the coding sequence ATGCGCAGAACAGCTATGTCCACAAATTCCAAGAATCAGTCCAAGGGTCAGGCTACCCATCAAATGGCTGGGGCACGACGGCGACTCCGGATTTGGATGGGGTTTATGATTATTTTTCTGGGCTGGGCAGCGTATACATTTTTTTCCCAGTCGAGCGAAATCAATGCCAAATCCCAGCAGCTGGAGGAACGCCAAGCTTCGATGAACGCCGCCACGCAGAGCTTGGAGCAATTGAAGTACGAAATCAGTCGTCTCCAAGACCCCGAATATATTGGACAAATCGCTATGAAGAAATACGGGCTTTATAAACCCGGTGAAATCCCGGTTCGGGTCTCCGAATCGTCTCCGGAAAATGACTAG
- a CDS encoding HU family DNA-binding protein, which yields MNKTDLINNISSKSGLTKKDVESVLNGFLGEITDALASGDKVQLIGFGTFETRKRSGRTGRNPQTGKTIEIPASNVPAFKAGNKLKEAVK from the coding sequence ATGAACAAAACAGATCTGATCAACAACATTTCCAGCAAAAGCGGCTTGACTAAAAAAGACGTTGAGTCTGTATTGAATGGTTTTCTTGGCGAAATCACCGACGCTCTCGCAAGCGGAGACAAAGTTCAACTGATCGGCTTTGGCACGTTCGAGACTCGTAAACGTTCCGGCCGCACGGGCCGCAACCCGCAAACGGGCAAAACAATCGAAATTCCCGCATCCAACGTTCCAGCTTTCAAAGCGGGCAACAAACTTAAAGAAGCTGTAAAATAA
- the spoIIE gene encoding stage II sporulation protein E — MRGKWNVIAFPGTRRMKEQVKEPWWREWRQIPGLNRAGEFFAANRWLLLMLTMGFLLGRAAILDELSPFAAAFFAVMIFLRRDAAILIASSILAGALFGSGDHVISIAAELLIFYLVFRGMEAFERAELTYAPLMVFTSTFIVGLFGTVIGPSLTWYALTMTVMDAVLSFVLTLVFMQAIPLFTFRKKSYQLRNEEILCLVIMLASVMTGLVGWEIYGLSAEHILSRYLILLFALVGGASLGASVGVVTGLILSLANMAALYQMSLLAFSGMLAGMLREGRKWAVGFGMLLGSSILSVYLTGSKDIIASTWESCAAVLLFLLTPGSVFKMIARYVPGTQDHTKTQHEYAKRVRDITAERVTQFSKVFKQLSRSFGQAAGSGDMAKRNEELDHFMNAVTEGACASCFRKNACWDGKFYQTYKFMTEMMTAVEEKPDLSKRDLPANWSKLCSKTERVLELMKREYDLYQHDMQWKRQIYDSRQLVAEQLSGVSQVMEDLAKEIKREGQAMYRQEEQIREALEKLGLSIYSIDIINLDQGNVEIEIVHAYTRGFDECRKIIAPLLSDILGEHIAVTGETEYRAKEGLATVTFGSAKTYEIVTGVAGTAKGGDLLSGDSFSAMELGNGTFAVAISDGMGNGERARQESSTALNILEQLLQSGMDETIAIKSVNSILMLRSPDEVYATVDMALIDEYTAKTTFMKIGSSPSFIKRGNEVIPVSASNLPIGIIQEIDIDLVTVQLHPGDTLIMMTDGIYDAPGYAVNKELWMKRLILEMKTEDPQEMADHLLESVIRYQKNVIHDDMTVVVAQIEHLRPQWSTLHIPGISRLERPRTVS; from the coding sequence ATGAGAGGAAAATGGAATGTCATCGCTTTCCCGGGAACGAGAAGGATGAAAGAGCAGGTGAAGGAACCTTGGTGGAGGGAATGGAGACAAATTCCCGGACTGAACAGAGCAGGCGAATTCTTTGCGGCAAACCGTTGGCTGCTGCTGATGCTGACGATGGGTTTTTTGCTCGGCAGGGCGGCGATTTTGGACGAATTGTCTCCGTTTGCAGCCGCTTTTTTTGCTGTAATGATATTCCTGCGCCGGGATGCCGCGATTCTCATTGCTTCTTCCATCCTTGCGGGAGCCCTGTTCGGGTCTGGTGATCATGTTATAAGTATCGCTGCGGAGCTGCTGATTTTTTACTTGGTTTTTCGGGGGATGGAAGCCTTCGAGCGGGCGGAGCTGACTTATGCGCCTTTGATGGTGTTCACTTCAACCTTTATCGTGGGGTTGTTCGGTACCGTAATCGGTCCATCGCTAACCTGGTATGCCTTAACGATGACTGTTATGGATGCGGTATTAAGCTTTGTTCTGACGCTGGTATTTATGCAGGCGATTCCCCTGTTCACTTTCCGTAAAAAAAGCTATCAGCTGCGCAACGAAGAAATATTATGTCTCGTCATTATGCTGGCCTCGGTCATGACCGGACTCGTCGGATGGGAGATTTACGGATTATCGGCAGAGCATATTCTATCCAGATATTTAATCCTGCTGTTCGCATTGGTAGGCGGAGCCTCGCTAGGAGCATCCGTTGGGGTCGTCACGGGGCTCATACTAAGCCTGGCCAATATGGCGGCGCTGTACCAAATGAGTCTGCTGGCTTTTTCCGGCATGCTGGCGGGCATGCTGCGGGAGGGGCGCAAGTGGGCAGTCGGCTTTGGCATGCTGCTTGGCTCCTCCATACTATCCGTGTACTTGACTGGTTCCAAGGATATTATCGCTTCGACTTGGGAGAGCTGTGCGGCCGTGCTGCTGTTTCTGTTGACGCCGGGCAGCGTCTTCAAGATGATCGCAAGGTATGTGCCGGGCACCCAGGATCATACCAAAACACAGCATGAGTACGCCAAACGGGTGCGGGATATAACAGCGGAACGGGTTACGCAGTTCTCGAAAGTGTTCAAGCAGCTGTCCCGTAGCTTTGGACAAGCAGCCGGTTCGGGCGACATGGCGAAGCGGAACGAGGAGCTCGACCATTTCATGAACGCCGTCACCGAGGGAGCCTGTGCCTCTTGTTTTCGCAAAAATGCCTGCTGGGACGGGAAATTCTATCAAACTTACAAGTTTATGACGGAAATGATGACTGCCGTGGAGGAGAAGCCGGACTTAAGCAAACGGGATTTGCCGGCGAACTGGAGTAAACTATGCTCCAAGACGGAGCGAGTACTGGAGCTCATGAAGCGGGAATACGATCTGTATCAACATGATATGCAGTGGAAACGGCAAATATACGACAGCCGGCAGCTCGTAGCGGAGCAATTATCGGGCGTCTCCCAAGTGATGGAGGACTTGGCCAAGGAGATTAAACGGGAGGGACAAGCGATGTACCGGCAGGAGGAGCAAATCCGTGAGGCTTTGGAGAAGCTCGGGCTGTCCATTTATAGCATCGATATCATCAATCTCGACCAGGGGAATGTGGAGATCGAAATCGTGCATGCCTATACCCGTGGGTTCGACGAGTGCCGCAAGATTATCGCTCCGCTGTTATCTGATATATTGGGCGAGCATATTGCAGTGACCGGAGAAACGGAATACAGGGCCAAGGAGGGACTGGCGACGGTAACGTTCGGGTCGGCGAAAACATATGAAATCGTCACCGGCGTAGCGGGAACGGCCAAAGGCGGTGACCTGCTGTCCGGGGACAGCTTCAGCGCCATGGAGCTGGGCAATGGCACCTTTGCGGTGGCCATCAGCGACGGCATGGGCAATGGGGAAAGGGCAAGGCAGGAGAGCAGCACGGCTCTCAATATTTTGGAACAGCTTCTGCAATCCGGCATGGATGAGACCATTGCCATTAAGTCCGTGAATTCGATACTTATGCTGCGTTCCCCGGACGAAGTATATGCCACAGTGGATATGGCGCTGATCGATGAATATACGGCCAAGACGACATTTATGAAGATTGGCTCTTCGCCTAGCTTTATCAAACGGGGCAATGAGGTAATTCCCGTATCGGCAAGCAATTTACCCATTGGGATTATTCAAGAGATCGACATCGACCTGGTAACGGTCCAGCTTCATCCCGGAGATACGCTTATTATGATGACGGACGGCATTTATGACGCGCCGGGTTACGCGGTTAACAAGGAACTATGGATGAAGCGGCTTATTTTGGAGATGAAGACGGAGGACCCGCAGGAAATGGCGGATCATTTGCTCGAGTCCGTCATTCGCTACCAGAAAAATGTAATTCATGACGACATGACCGTCGTTGTAGCCCAAATAGAGCATTTACGCCCGCAGTGGTCAACACTGCATATTCCAGGCATTAGCCGGCTAGAGCGGCCTCGGACAGTAAGCTGA
- a CDS encoding methyl-accepting chemotaxis protein — MKLPSFLRKLTQLSIVSKNVLLTSLSIILTGVILIASSFYIQGGVLTDQLRNDSLKVMEAWSKKVTADEVAEAMGNTDPKSPVQEKLTLLFDELSATHPNVAQGYIFGSELVDGNKTLMIAFPSFILDMFAEEGLHLGDLLEQPDFHVQGVREMMQTKTITYTKPYKDDYGTWLTVLFPFQDGQGNVIAYMGMDIDASLIMQGQQSLLKYASIALGATLLVILTLQYVLMRRTFAPVKDLMAALDKLSQGDFSVQLKTSQDELGQINAKFNSTVSNINRLVATIKDVSIQSAEQSKVLFSTVEDNHESSLTITNNIEEISEKVSLQSKSITESATSLEDIASGANVIAGNTSAVSEAAMQMKEQSEQGGDKVEKVMTQMGSIHKSVKNSVDSIEQLHKRSGEIEEIVQVMTQIATQTQLLSLNASIEAARAGEEGRGFAVVANQVKKLAEESAKSAEQIAELVRHIQQETLQAVQAINEGEHNVAVGIGIVQETGELFGSILSATDAVTSQIQEVSAATEEMVAETEQITAAIKQLAELAERNAAVSEEIKAGAMEQRNSSNKIVNAAEQLNQISDKLEELVAGLKL; from the coding sequence ATGAAGCTACCAAGTTTTTTAAGAAAGTTAACACAATTGAGCATTGTTTCCAAAAACGTGCTGCTGACGAGTCTATCGATCATATTGACGGGAGTCATATTAATCGCCTCCAGTTTCTACATTCAAGGCGGAGTTCTGACGGACCAGTTAAGAAACGATTCCCTTAAAGTTATGGAAGCCTGGAGCAAAAAGGTAACCGCCGACGAGGTGGCCGAAGCCATGGGCAATACAGACCCCAAATCGCCTGTTCAAGAGAAGCTGACGCTCCTGTTCGATGAACTGTCGGCCACCCATCCGAATGTCGCTCAAGGATATATATTCGGTTCCGAACTGGTGGATGGCAATAAGACGCTAATGATTGCTTTCCCTAGTTTCATCCTCGATATGTTTGCGGAGGAAGGCCTTCATTTGGGGGATTTGCTGGAACAGCCGGATTTTCATGTGCAGGGCGTCCGCGAGATGATGCAAACGAAGACAATCACTTATACGAAGCCGTATAAAGACGATTATGGAACATGGCTGACGGTGCTGTTTCCGTTCCAGGACGGACAAGGAAATGTCATTGCTTACATGGGAATGGACATCGATGCAAGCTTGATTATGCAAGGACAGCAGAGTTTGCTTAAATACGCGTCGATAGCTCTTGGAGCAACCCTGCTGGTTATCCTTACTCTGCAATATGTCCTGATGAGAAGAACCTTTGCCCCGGTGAAGGATTTGATGGCCGCGCTGGACAAGCTGAGCCAAGGGGACTTCAGCGTCCAGCTGAAGACGAGTCAGGACGAGCTTGGCCAGATCAATGCTAAATTCAATTCCACGGTAAGCAACATCAACCGTCTGGTAGCGACGATTAAGGATGTGTCGATCCAATCCGCAGAGCAATCCAAGGTGTTGTTCTCTACCGTGGAAGATAATCATGAGAGTTCACTTACGATTACGAATAATATCGAAGAAATCTCCGAGAAGGTATCCCTCCAAAGCAAATCGATTACGGAGAGCGCCACTTCTCTGGAGGATATCGCCTCTGGAGCGAATGTGATTGCCGGTAATACCTCCGCTGTATCGGAAGCGGCGATGCAGATGAAGGAGCAATCCGAGCAAGGCGGCGATAAAGTAGAGAAGGTCATGACGCAAATGGGCTCCATACATAAATCGGTCAAAAATTCGGTCGATTCCATTGAGCAGCTGCATAAGCGCTCAGGCGAAATTGAGGAAATTGTCCAGGTCATGACGCAGATTGCCACGCAGACGCAGCTCCTATCCCTCAATGCCAGCATTGAGGCTGCCCGGGCAGGGGAAGAAGGCCGCGGCTTCGCCGTGGTTGCTAACCAAGTCAAGAAGCTGGCCGAGGAGTCCGCGAAATCAGCGGAACAGATTGCTGAGCTTGTCCGGCATATTCAGCAAGAGACCCTTCAGGCCGTCCAGGCAATCAACGAGGGTGAGCATAATGTTGCGGTCGGCATCGGCATTGTCCAAGAAACGGGAGAGCTGTTCGGCTCGATACTATCGGCTACCGATGCGGTAACCAGTCAAATTCAGGAGGTATCCGCGGCTACCGAGGAAATGGTGGCGGAGACGGAACAAAT